Proteins encoded by one window of Balneola sp.:
- a CDS encoding ABC transporter permease — protein MNIKYIIKEGFAGFRRAKLAATTSIFSLFVAILLLGILSRVAYNIYVQAMSVKDLIEVEVFLFDIDESTTAQIQQSLENREVVLSVSYISKDSASTIMKQEFGPGAEELVELNFLPASFRIKVDTEAGTAQIESLVSSIQNLRGVDEVKYNASLLRIMESNLNTFTLVGGGIGFLILLASVILVYNTIRLTIYAKRELIRAMKLVGATNGFIRSPFIIEGVLQGVLSGLMAVLCVFLVFEFVIPIYLPEMGLLSWPFGSWHFLTAAMFGLSVLMGWWGSRLAAHKFIEETYISR, from the coding sequence ATGAATATAAAATACATCATTAAAGAAGGTTTCGCGGGCTTCCGAAGAGCGAAGTTAGCAGCCACCACTTCGATTTTCTCGTTATTTGTAGCCATTTTATTACTGGGGATCTTATCCAGGGTAGCTTATAACATCTATGTTCAGGCGATGTCTGTAAAGGATCTTATAGAGGTGGAGGTTTTTCTTTTTGATATCGATGAAAGCACAACTGCACAGATTCAACAGTCTCTCGAAAACAGGGAGGTAGTACTCTCGGTCTCCTATATTTCAAAAGACAGTGCCTCAACAATTATGAAGCAAGAATTCGGACCCGGAGCTGAAGAGTTAGTTGAACTTAATTTCCTTCCTGCTTCATTTCGGATTAAGGTAGATACTGAAGCTGGTACAGCCCAGATTGAGTCTCTGGTATCAAGTATTCAAAACCTCAGAGGAGTTGATGAGGTTAAATATAACGCAAGTTTATTGCGCATTATGGAGTCAAACCTGAATACCTTTACTCTAGTGGGAGGAGGAATCGGATTTCTAATTCTTTTGGCTTCAGTAATTTTAGTTTACAATACCATAAGGCTTACTATTTATGCGAAAAGAGAACTCATAAGGGCAATGAAATTGGTAGGAGCAACTAACGGATTCATCCGAAGCCCGTTTATTATTGAGGGAGTTTTACAAGGGGTATTATCCGGTTTAATGGCTGTGTTATGTGTTTTTCTAGTTTTTGAATTTGTTATTCCAATATACCTGCCCGAAATGGGGTTACTTTCCTGGCCGTTTGGTAGCTGGCATTTTTTAACTGCGGCAATGTTTGGGCTCTCAGTACTAATGGGGTGGTGGGGAAGCCGATTGGCAGCTCATAAGTTTATCGAAGAGACATATATATCAAGGTAG
- a CDS encoding transcriptional repressor — MAHPAHEDTIQLVKEIFRSYLKEGNQRQTPERFMVLEEIYRADGHFDADDIFFRMQEGGTRVSRATVYNTLDLLVECGLVQKQQFGRSQYYYERAYAYQQHDHIICNECGHVLEFCDPRIGEIQDMLGKIHGMNISSHSLHFYGTCSDLNACEHRKSASKKGSLVS, encoded by the coding sequence ATGGCACATCCCGCACACGAAGACACGATTCAGCTTGTTAAGGAAATTTTCCGCTCATACCTAAAAGAAGGCAACCAACGTCAGACCCCTGAACGTTTCATGGTACTGGAAGAAATCTATCGAGCGGATGGTCACTTTGATGCAGACGATATATTCTTTCGAATGCAAGAAGGCGGAACCCGTGTGAGCCGTGCAACGGTGTATAATACACTAGATCTACTTGTAGAATGTGGTTTAGTACAAAAACAGCAATTCGGTCGCAGCCAATATTATTATGAGCGCGCTTATGCTTACCAACAGCATGATCATATTATTTGTAACGAATGTGGACATGTGCTGGAATTTTGTGATCCAAGAATTGGTGAAATCCAGGATATGCTTGGAAAGATTCATGGAATGAATATCAGCTCCCATTCGCTCCACTTTTATGGTACATGTAGTGATCTCAATGCTTGTGAGCATCGAAAGTCTGCTTCTAAAAAGGGTAGTCTCGTAAGTTAG